A genomic stretch from Streptomyces sp. QL37 includes:
- the mycP gene encoding type VII secretion-associated serine protease mycosin yields the protein MTRPRRLRALAAVATATAFALLPAVPARADAIRDQQWGLEALHTGTAWQTTKGKGITVAVLDTGVDDDHPDLAGQVLPGKDLIGFGAEPGDRSWALHGTAMAGIIAGRGNGPGREDGVLGVAPEAKILPVRVILESGDPSRAKARESRGTALADGIRWAADHGADVINLSLGDDSESAHPEPGEDAAVQYALGKGVAVVASAGNSGEKGDRISYPAAYPGVIAAAAVDEYGTHAAFSTRRWYATVSAPGVDIVVANPDRHYYIEWGTSAASAFVSGAVALVRAAHPGLSPAQIKTLITDTAGNAPSGGRDDARGYGMVDPAAAIEAGAKLRPEELSARSAKAGYRKEYFGSGPAPQGGDRDPAGWLAPAAGGLGAVLLALAVVLWRGRGAGGRAASPVHDPFPTRPLR from the coding sequence ATGACCCGTCCCCGCCGGCTGCGGGCGCTCGCCGCCGTGGCCACGGCCACCGCCTTCGCGCTGCTGCCCGCCGTGCCCGCCCGGGCGGACGCCATCCGGGACCAGCAGTGGGGCCTGGAGGCCCTCCACACCGGAACGGCGTGGCAGACCACCAAGGGCAAGGGCATCACGGTCGCGGTCCTGGACACCGGGGTCGACGACGACCACCCCGACCTCGCCGGGCAGGTGCTTCCGGGCAAGGACCTCATCGGCTTCGGGGCCGAACCCGGCGACCGCTCCTGGGCCCTGCACGGCACCGCCATGGCCGGCATCATCGCGGGCCGCGGGAACGGCCCCGGCCGGGAGGACGGCGTGCTCGGCGTCGCCCCGGAAGCGAAGATCCTGCCCGTGCGGGTGATCCTGGAATCCGGCGACCCGTCGCGCGCCAAGGCCCGCGAGTCACGCGGGACCGCGCTCGCCGACGGCATCCGCTGGGCGGCCGACCACGGTGCCGACGTCATCAACCTCTCCCTCGGCGACGACAGCGAGTCGGCCCACCCGGAGCCCGGCGAGGACGCCGCCGTGCAGTACGCCCTGGGCAAGGGCGTCGCCGTCGTCGCCTCCGCGGGCAACAGCGGGGAGAAGGGCGACCGGATCTCCTACCCCGCCGCCTACCCCGGTGTGATCGCCGCGGCGGCCGTGGACGAGTACGGCACGCACGCCGCGTTCTCCACCCGCCGCTGGTACGCCACCGTCAGCGCGCCCGGCGTCGACATCGTCGTGGCCAACCCCGACCGGCACTACTACATCGAGTGGGGCACGTCCGCCGCGTCGGCGTTCGTCTCCGGAGCCGTGGCCCTCGTGCGCGCCGCGCACCCCGGCCTCTCTCCGGCACAGATCAAGACCCTGATCACCGACACCGCCGGCAACGCACCCTCCGGCGGCCGCGACGACGCCAGGGGCTACGGCATGGTCGACCCCGCCGCGGCGATCGAGGCGGGGGCGAAGCTGCGCCCCGAGGAGCTGAGCGCCCGGTCCGCGAAGGCCGGCTACCGCAAGGAGTACTTCGGGTCCGGCCCCGCCCCGCAGGGTGGTGACCGGGACCCCGCGGGCTGGCTGGCACCCGCTGCGGGCGGCCTCGGAGCCGTGCTGCTCGCCCTGGCCGTCGTGCTGTGGCGCGGCAGGGGAGCCGGCGGCCGAGCAGCGTCGCCCGTGCACGACCCGTTCCCCACCCGCCCCCTCCGCTGA
- a CDS encoding serine hydrolase — MPRHRTRRPALSGLVSAAVVLLAGSAAGGAYLVAHSPDDAHAAVAAVSSAPSPPATAGRSEESEVDLDAELAEALAPLADGADMSVAVLDTESGARAVYGDGAYDAASIVKVDILAALLLKAQDEDRELNGAEQAYAEAMIRRSDNTSATELLKVIGGEEALDAANQRLGLTGTEAAHAWGLTQTTAADQVRLLEAVSGADSELSAASRAYVTELMGQVEADQRWGVSAAGTDAVLKNGWMPRTTTGLWDVNSIGRVESGGHTVLVAVLSRGHATKEAGIALVESVAKAAVGVTGAVAGPG, encoded by the coding sequence ATGCCCCGTCACAGAACGCGCAGGCCCGCGCTGTCCGGCCTTGTGTCCGCCGCCGTCGTGCTGCTGGCCGGTTCGGCCGCGGGAGGTGCGTATCTCGTGGCTCACTCCCCGGATGACGCGCACGCGGCCGTGGCCGCCGTATCGTCCGCCCCGAGCCCGCCGGCCACGGCAGGCCGGAGCGAGGAGTCCGAGGTGGATCTCGACGCGGAGCTGGCCGAGGCGCTGGCGCCCCTGGCGGACGGCGCCGACATGTCGGTGGCCGTGCTGGACACGGAGAGCGGCGCGAGAGCCGTGTACGGGGACGGGGCGTACGACGCCGCCAGCATCGTGAAGGTCGACATCCTGGCGGCGCTGCTGCTCAAGGCGCAGGACGAGGACCGGGAGCTGAACGGCGCCGAACAGGCGTACGCGGAGGCCATGATCCGGCGCAGCGACAACACCTCGGCCACCGAGCTGCTCAAGGTGATCGGCGGGGAGGAGGCCCTCGACGCGGCCAACCAACGGCTGGGGCTGACCGGGACGGAGGCGGCCCACGCGTGGGGGCTGACCCAGACCACGGCCGCCGACCAGGTGCGGCTGCTGGAGGCGGTGTCCGGGGCGGATTCGGAGCTGTCGGCGGCCTCGCGGGCGTACGTCACGGAGCTGATGGGACAGGTCGAGGCGGACCAGCGGTGGGGGGTGTCCGCGGCGGGCACCGACGCCGTGCTGAAGAACGGCTGGATGCCCCGGACGACGACCGGGCTGTGGGACGTCAACAGCATCGGGCGGGTGGAGAGCGGCGGGCACACCGTGCTGGTGGCGGTGCTGTCGCGCGGGCACGCCACGAAGGAGGCGGGCATCGCTCTCGTGGAGTCCGTCGCGAAGGCCGCGGTGGGCGTGACCGGTGCGGTGGCCGGACCGGGTTGA
- a CDS encoding SseB family protein, whose product MALKNIPDPGFSDDDGTASPELTAALAAWADDRTAIGPVLAALRGARLLVPVVAVLGEVEEDENGLRREKTSDMAVPTLQAGDRRALPAFTSTASLARWDPQARPVAVPLHQALQAAAHEKADTVVLDLAGPVAFELTGPALLALAENRTSTDPLDDPAVVAAVRDAVAAEPAVLRAHLGPGRADGTLALVLSPDAVVGDAARRVADALSASEVLRARLVRGIDLALLPADADAPGEPLFSR is encoded by the coding sequence GTGGCGCTCAAGAACATCCCGGACCCCGGTTTCTCCGACGACGACGGCACTGCCTCGCCCGAACTGACGGCAGCCCTCGCGGCGTGGGCCGACGACAGGACGGCGATCGGCCCGGTCCTCGCGGCGCTCCGCGGCGCCCGGCTGCTCGTGCCGGTCGTCGCCGTCCTCGGCGAGGTCGAGGAGGACGAGAACGGTCTGCGCCGCGAGAAGACCAGCGACATGGCGGTGCCGACCCTGCAGGCCGGGGACCGGCGCGCGCTGCCCGCCTTCACCTCCACCGCGTCCCTGGCCCGCTGGGACCCGCAGGCGCGCCCCGTCGCCGTGCCCCTGCACCAGGCGCTGCAAGCCGCCGCGCACGAGAAGGCCGACACCGTGGTCCTCGATCTCGCGGGGCCCGTCGCCTTCGAGCTGACCGGCCCGGCGCTGCTCGCTCTGGCGGAGAACCGCACCAGTACGGACCCGCTCGACGACCCCGCCGTCGTCGCCGCGGTGCGGGACGCGGTCGCCGCCGAGCCCGCGGTGCTGCGCGCCCACCTCGGCCCCGGCCGGGCCGACGGCACCCTCGCCCTGGTCCTCTCCCCGGACGCCGTGGTCGGCGACGCCGCGCGCCGGGTCGCCGACGCGCTGTCGGCCAGCGAGGTGCTGCGCGCCCGGCTGGTGCGCGGGATCGACCTGGCGCTGCTGCCGGCCGACGCCGACGCCCCGGGCGAGCCGCTGTTCAGCCGCTGA
- a CDS encoding DUF1844 domain-containing protein produces the protein MSDATTPSTENPGFDDMARDIAEVPAVEVIVTVAVNLMSAAAVKLGLTEEGEQHKDLDEARKLVHALAGLLDASATEISTFHASPLRDGLKSLQLAFREASLVPDEPGRGPGEKYTGPVYG, from the coding sequence ATGAGCGACGCGACCACTCCCAGCACCGAGAACCCCGGCTTCGACGACATGGCCCGCGACATCGCGGAGGTTCCCGCGGTCGAGGTGATCGTGACCGTCGCCGTCAATCTGATGAGCGCGGCAGCCGTGAAGCTCGGCCTGACCGAGGAGGGCGAGCAGCACAAGGACCTGGACGAGGCGCGCAAGCTGGTCCATGCGCTGGCCGGGCTGCTCGACGCGAGCGCCACCGAGATCAGCACCTTCCACGCCTCGCCGCTGCGCGACGGCCTGAAGTCGCTCCAGCTGGCCTTCCGGGAGGCCTCGCTCGTGCCGGACGAGCCGGGCCGGGGGCCGGGCGAGAAGTACACCGGTCCCGTCTACGGCTAG
- the infC gene encoding translation initiation factor IF-3, with translation MRRYAAVRQAVAWCYRGGSISAEPRINDRIRVPEVRLVGPSGEQVGIVPLAKALELAQEYDLDLVEVAATARPPVCKLMDYGKFKYESAMKAREARKNQAHTVIKEMKLRPKIDPHDYDTKKGHVVRFLKQGDKVKITIMFRGREQSRPELGFRLLQRLASDVEDLGFIESNPKQDGRNMIMVLGPHKKKTEAMAEAREAQAARKAERQGSTPDAESEGDTAEAPAAAAEAPAETPSEA, from the coding sequence ATAAGACGTTACGCGGCTGTCCGCCAGGCGGTCGCGTGGTGCTACCGAGGAGGATCCATCAGCGCCGAGCCCCGCATCAACGACCGGATTCGCGTTCCCGAGGTGCGACTTGTCGGTCCCAGCGGCGAGCAGGTCGGGATTGTTCCGCTTGCCAAGGCCCTGGAGCTCGCACAGGAGTACGACCTCGACCTGGTCGAGGTGGCGGCGACAGCCCGTCCCCCCGTGTGCAAGCTCATGGACTACGGGAAGTTCAAGTACGAGTCGGCCATGAAGGCCCGTGAGGCGCGCAAGAACCAGGCGCACACGGTCATCAAGGAAATGAAGCTCCGGCCGAAGATCGACCCGCACGACTACGACACCAAGAAGGGTCACGTCGTCCGGTTCCTCAAGCAGGGGGACAAGGTCAAGATCACGATCATGTTCCGCGGTCGTGAGCAGTCCCGCCCCGAGCTGGGCTTCCGGCTGCTCCAGCGTCTCGCTTCGGACGTCGAGGACCTCGGGTTCATCGAGTCCAACCCGAAGCAGGACGGCCGGAACATGATCATGGTTCTGGGCCCGCACAAGAAGAAGACCGAAGCCATGGCCGAAGCCCGTGAGGCCCAGGCCGCCCGCAAGGCGGAGCGTCAGGGATCCACCCCCGACGCCGAGTCCGAGGGTGACACCGCTGAGGCCCCGGCCGCAGCGGCCGAGGCTCCGGCCGAGACACCTTCC